In a single window of the Mercenaria mercenaria strain notata unplaced genomic scaffold, MADL_Memer_1 contig_114, whole genome shotgun sequence genome:
- the LOC128551482 gene encoding BTB/POZ domain-containing protein KCTD6-like isoform X1: MDLQMDGVVELNVGGTLMTTLMSTLKKEPRSKLAVMFSLPEAIAKDKNGRCFIDCDSEIFAYILNFLRSGTLPRQERVLEVYDLALFFQIQSLVSQLEHNYAIQYRNQITEQYKCLRKSGEYEQQKKNIVEKILENLHCTPRGDISIYVTEASGSCIDCPIRPAHVFLQLPSNLCDRGRVEELRALLIYDLCELGFAKSIVTKKINRSCDSCGTLFKGKEIVLVAH, translated from the exons ATGGATCTCCAAAtg GACGGCGTCGTCGAACTGAATGTTGGGGGGACATTGATGACAACATTGATGAGTACGCTGAAAAAGGAACCTAGAAGTAAGCTAGCAGTCATGTTTAGTCTACCTGAAGCCATCGCAAAAGACAAAAACGGTCGCTGTTTTATAGACTGCGACAGTGaaatatttgcatacattttaAATTTCCTCCGATCTGGCACCTTACCACGACAGGAACGGGTTTTAGAGGTGTATGATCTCGCTTTGTTTTTTCAAATTCAGTCATTGGTTTCACAGTTAGAACACAACTACGCCATACAATACCGAAACCAAATTACCGAACAATATAAATGCTTGAGAAAAAGTGGAGAGTACgagcaacagaaaaaaaatattgtcgaaaAGATTCTAGAAAACCTGCACTGCACTCCTAGAGGAGATATTTCAATATACGTGACTGAAGCGTCAGGCTCCTGCATCGATTGCCCAATAAGGCCTGCCCATGTGTTTCTACAGCTCCCTTCCAATTTGTGTGATAGGGGGAGGGTTGAGGAGCTGAGGGCGTTACTTATATATGATTTGTGTGAACTTGGATTTGCAAAATCCATAGTTACTAAGAAAATAAATCGTAGTTGCGACTCTTGTGGGACGTTGTTTAAAGGCAAAGAGATTGTTCTGGTCGCACACTAA
- the LOC128551482 gene encoding BTB/POZ domain-containing protein KCTD6-like isoform X2 has translation MDGVVELNVGGTLMTTLMSTLKKEPRSKLAVMFSLPEAIAKDKNGRCFIDCDSEIFAYILNFLRSGTLPRQERVLEVYDLALFFQIQSLVSQLEHNYAIQYRNQITEQYKCLRKSGEYEQQKKNIVEKILENLHCTPRGDISIYVTEASGSCIDCPIRPAHVFLQLPSNLCDRGRVEELRALLIYDLCELGFAKSIVTKKINRSCDSCGTLFKGKEIVLVAH, from the exons ATG GACGGCGTCGTCGAACTGAATGTTGGGGGGACATTGATGACAACATTGATGAGTACGCTGAAAAAGGAACCTAGAAGTAAGCTAGCAGTCATGTTTAGTCTACCTGAAGCCATCGCAAAAGACAAAAACGGTCGCTGTTTTATAGACTGCGACAGTGaaatatttgcatacattttaAATTTCCTCCGATCTGGCACCTTACCACGACAGGAACGGGTTTTAGAGGTGTATGATCTCGCTTTGTTTTTTCAAATTCAGTCATTGGTTTCACAGTTAGAACACAACTACGCCATACAATACCGAAACCAAATTACCGAACAATATAAATGCTTGAGAAAAAGTGGAGAGTACgagcaacagaaaaaaaatattgtcgaaaAGATTCTAGAAAACCTGCACTGCACTCCTAGAGGAGATATTTCAATATACGTGACTGAAGCGTCAGGCTCCTGCATCGATTGCCCAATAAGGCCTGCCCATGTGTTTCTACAGCTCCCTTCCAATTTGTGTGATAGGGGGAGGGTTGAGGAGCTGAGGGCGTTACTTATATATGATTTGTGTGAACTTGGATTTGCAAAATCCATAGTTACTAAGAAAATAAATCGTAGTTGCGACTCTTGTGGGACGTTGTTTAAAGGCAAAGAGATTGTTCTGGTCGCACACTAA